From the Amycolatopsis thermoflava N1165 genome, one window contains:
- a CDS encoding class I SAM-dependent methyltransferase: MWKIARRGQRTTSRADVLPSPNIWYYPDTYELENRAQDVEGDIWRVLAGECPWQGKDVLDVGCGDGFHLPRFAESARSVIGVEPHEPLVRRAESRVAGLASVRVLRGSAQSIPVPDGSVDIVHARTAYFFGPGCEPGLREADRVLRPGGALAIVDLDVSSEPYGRWMRADLPDYDPAAVDAFFDGQGFRCHRVTAKWRFADAESLAAVLRIEFSPEVADRAIEDVLRDNGSRGRHAAGFTVPVGYRVLVRDKPTGLVLPGHSSSSSSSVSISPSTA; encoded by the coding sequence GTGTGGAAGATCGCCCGGCGTGGGCAGCGGACCACGTCCAGGGCGGACGTCCTGCCCAGCCCGAACATCTGGTACTACCCGGACACCTACGAGCTGGAGAACCGCGCGCAGGACGTCGAAGGCGACATCTGGCGGGTCCTGGCAGGCGAATGTCCCTGGCAGGGCAAGGACGTGCTGGACGTCGGCTGTGGGGACGGTTTTCACCTGCCCCGCTTCGCCGAGTCCGCGCGGTCGGTGATCGGCGTCGAACCACACGAACCGTTGGTGCGCCGGGCGGAAAGCCGGGTCGCCGGGCTGGCGTCGGTGCGGGTGCTGCGTGGTTCCGCGCAGTCGATCCCCGTACCCGACGGGAGTGTCGACATCGTGCACGCGCGCACCGCGTACTTCTTCGGCCCCGGCTGCGAACCGGGTCTGCGCGAGGCGGATCGCGTGCTGCGCCCGGGGGGTGCGCTGGCGATCGTCGATCTGGACGTGTCCAGTGAGCCGTACGGCCGGTGGATGCGGGCGGACCTGCCCGACTACGACCCGGCCGCGGTCGACGCGTTCTTCGACGGCCAGGGTTTCCGCTGCCATCGTGTGACGGCGAAGTGGCGGTTCGCCGACGCCGAAAGCCTCGCGGCGGTGCTGCGCATCGAGTTCAGCCCCGAGGTGGCCGACCGCGCGATCGAAGACGTCCTGCGGGACAACGGATCACGCGGCCGGCACGCGGCGGGCTTCACGGTGCCGGTGGGGTACCGCGTTCTCGTTCGCGACAAGCCCACCGGCCTCGTGCTGCCCGGTCACTCCTCGTCGTCCTCGTCGTCGGTGTCGATCTCGCCGAGCACGGCGTAG
- a CDS encoding VOC family protein — translation MSLGSSAPSVLPSGVPCWVELASVDEAASHRFYEGLFGWTFLLSRDPATRTGRYLIGTLDGVPVGGLYQAAPDQASAWMINISVQNAHAASNWVQRLGGVVTLEPTVLPHRGCILHGIEPSGAPFVLWQPPADWAFAAGFPNTFSGADLNTRDGEAADGFFTRLFSYTSLQVGDNRGIDYVEWRLEHQPVLYRYVMGPEYPPQAPPHWMVYFGVDPARGTDATAGHALMLGGTVLVEPYDTPWGRIAILADPAGAVFSIIDHSRTSEGWGRAEVDDPYDD, via the coding sequence ATGTCTCTCGGATCTTCGGCCCCGTCCGTCCTGCCGTCCGGGGTGCCGTGCTGGGTCGAGCTCGCCAGCGTCGACGAGGCGGCGTCCCACCGGTTCTACGAAGGCCTGTTCGGCTGGACTTTCCTGCTCAGCCGCGATCCGGCGACGCGCACCGGCCGGTACCTGATCGGCACGCTGGACGGCGTGCCCGTCGGCGGCCTTTACCAGGCGGCGCCGGACCAGGCGAGCGCCTGGATGATCAACATCTCGGTGCAGAACGCGCACGCGGCGTCGAACTGGGTGCAGCGGCTCGGCGGAGTCGTCACGCTCGAACCGACCGTGCTGCCGCACCGCGGCTGCATCCTGCACGGCATCGAGCCCTCCGGCGCGCCGTTCGTGCTGTGGCAGCCGCCTGCGGACTGGGCGTTCGCGGCCGGCTTTCCGAACACCTTCTCCGGCGCCGACCTGAACACGCGCGACGGCGAGGCGGCGGACGGCTTCTTCACCCGGCTCTTCTCGTACACGAGCCTGCAGGTGGGCGACAACCGCGGCATCGACTACGTGGAATGGCGGCTGGAACATCAACCGGTGCTGTACCGGTACGTGATGGGCCCGGAGTACCCGCCGCAGGCGCCACCGCACTGGATGGTGTACTTCGGCGTCGACCCGGCGCGCGGCACCGACGCGACGGCGGGGCATGCGCTGATGCTGGGCGGCACCGTGCTGGTGGAGCCCTACGACACGCCGTGGGGCCGCATCGCGATCCTCGCCGATCCGGCGGGCGCGGTGTTCTCGATCATCGACCACTCGCGCACGAGCGAGGGCTGGGGCCGCGCCGAGGTGGACGACCCGTACGACGACTGA
- a CDS encoding GNAT family N-acetyltransferase, with the protein MFDAWPPDPIRTDRLVLRESAARDRAAFIELFASPEVGAYLGGSRPRDELERSVPEVPGRRPGLFVVELDGAMIGMITLDPRDADRPGHVRPEAGEAELGYLFLPRAWGSGYAAEACAAALGWFAGAHPGEPVVLSTQTANERALRLAVKLGFTEVERYEEYGAEQWFGVWSR; encoded by the coding sequence ATGTTCGACGCCTGGCCACCCGACCCGATCAGGACCGACCGGCTGGTCCTCCGCGAGTCCGCGGCCCGGGATCGGGCGGCGTTCATCGAGCTGTTCGCCTCACCGGAGGTCGGGGCCTACCTCGGCGGCTCTCGGCCACGCGACGAACTGGAGCGCTCGGTGCCCGAGGTGCCCGGACGGCGCCCCGGGCTGTTCGTGGTCGAACTCGACGGCGCGATGATCGGGATGATCACCCTCGACCCGCGGGACGCGGACCGTCCGGGGCACGTGCGCCCGGAGGCCGGCGAGGCCGAGCTCGGCTACTTGTTCCTGCCGCGGGCGTGGGGCTCCGGCTACGCGGCCGAGGCGTGCGCGGCGGCGCTCGGCTGGTTCGCCGGGGCGCATCCCGGCGAACCAGTGGTGCTCTCCACCCAGACGGCCAACGAGCGCGCGCTGCGCCTCGCCGTGAAGCTGGGGTTCACCGAGGTGGAGCGGTACGAGGAGTACGGCGCCGAGCAGTGGTTCGGCGTGTGGTCCCGCTGA
- a CDS encoding phosphatidate cytidylyltransferase, giving the protein MPQVSEEREKAPVASPEPAEPAKKTSRAGRNLPAAIGVGLALGAAILVSLLTVRYLFIGIIAAAIAVGTYEFAQALRRAANIRLALVPLLLGGQAMLWLSWPFGYEGALIAFAVTVLACLLWRLPGGPVGYVRDISASVFTAAYLPLFGAFAAMLVPPSDGVGRVLAFLIGVVASDTGGYIAGVLKGKHPMAPSISPKKTWEGFSGSLVAGVVAGSLTLTLLLDGQVWQGVVFGVAIVLTATLGDLVESLMKRDLGIKDMGTLLPGHGGLMDRLDSLLPSAVVSFLLLSAFLN; this is encoded by the coding sequence ATGCCACAGGTGAGCGAAGAACGCGAGAAGGCCCCGGTGGCTTCTCCCGAGCCGGCTGAACCGGCCAAGAAAACGTCGCGGGCCGGGCGGAACCTTCCCGCGGCGATCGGTGTCGGGCTGGCACTGGGTGCGGCGATCCTCGTGTCGCTGCTCACCGTGCGGTACCTGTTCATCGGGATCATCGCGGCGGCGATCGCCGTCGGCACGTACGAGTTCGCCCAGGCGCTGCGGCGCGCCGCGAACATCCGCCTCGCGCTGGTCCCGCTGCTGCTCGGCGGTCAGGCGATGCTGTGGCTGTCCTGGCCGTTCGGGTACGAGGGCGCGCTGATCGCGTTCGCCGTCACCGTGCTGGCGTGCCTGCTCTGGCGGTTGCCGGGCGGCCCGGTGGGTTACGTGCGGGACATCAGCGCGTCCGTGTTCACCGCCGCGTACCTGCCGTTGTTCGGCGCGTTCGCGGCAATGCTCGTCCCGCCGTCCGACGGTGTGGGCCGCGTGCTGGCGTTCCTGATCGGCGTCGTCGCGTCGGACACCGGCGGCTACATCGCCGGTGTCCTCAAGGGCAAGCACCCGATGGCGCCGTCGATCAGCCCGAAGAAGACGTGGGAAGGCTTCAGCGGCTCGCTCGTCGCGGGTGTCGTGGCGGGTTCGCTGACCCTGACGCTGCTGCTCGACGGGCAGGTCTGGCAGGGCGTGGTGTTCGGGGTCGCGATCGTGCTGACCGCGACCCTGGGCGACCTGGTCGAGTCGCTGATGAAGCGGGACCTCGGCATCAAGGACATGGGCACGCTGCTGCCGGGCCACGGCGGGCTGATGGACCGGCTCGACTCGCTCCTGCCCTCCGCCGTGGTGTCGTTCCTGCTGCTGTCGGCGTTCCTGAACTGA
- the frr gene encoding ribosome recycling factor has translation MIDETLLDAEEKMEKAVSFAKEDLSSVRTGRANPGMFARIMVEAYGSTMPLNQVAGVNIPEARMVIVKPYDQGQLGAIEKAIRESDLGVNPSNDGQIIRITIPQLTEERRKEMVKMVKAKGEDAKVHIRGVRRKSKEELDRIAKDGEAGEDEVARAEKELQHLTDNYVAKVDELVKHKEAELLEV, from the coding sequence GTGATCGACGAGACCCTCCTCGACGCCGAGGAGAAGATGGAAAAAGCGGTGTCCTTCGCCAAGGAGGATCTGTCGTCGGTGCGGACCGGCCGGGCCAACCCGGGCATGTTCGCCCGCATCATGGTGGAGGCGTACGGGTCGACGATGCCGCTGAACCAGGTGGCCGGCGTCAACATCCCCGAGGCCCGCATGGTGATCGTCAAGCCCTACGACCAGGGGCAGCTCGGCGCCATCGAGAAGGCCATCCGCGAGTCCGACCTGGGCGTCAACCCGTCCAACGACGGTCAGATCATCCGCATCACCATCCCGCAGCTCACCGAGGAGCGGCGCAAGGAGATGGTGAAGATGGTCAAGGCCAAGGGCGAGGACGCCAAGGTCCACATCCGCGGTGTCCGCCGCAAGTCCAAGGAAGAGCTCGACCGCATCGCCAAGGACGGCGAGGCCGGTGAGGACGAGGTCGCGCGCGCGGAGAAGGAACTGCAGCACCTGACCGACAACTACGTGGCGAAGGTCGACGAGCTCGTCAAACACAAGGAAGCCGAGCTGCTCGAGGTCTGA
- the pyrH gene encoding UMP kinase, whose translation MGEAKRADGGYRRVLLKLGGEMFGGGALGLDPDVVHSVAAQIADVVRTGVQMAVVIGGGNYFRGAELSQRGMDRDRADYMAMLGTVMNSLALQDFLEKEGVPTRVQTAITMGQVAEPYIPRRAERHLEKGRVVIFGAGTGMPYFSTDTAAAQRSLEIGCEAVLMAKAVDGVFTADPKSDPSAKMFDEISHREVLERGLKVADATAFSLCMDNNMPIIVFNLLTEGNIARAVRGERIGTLVSTSGAGPSA comes from the coding sequence ATGGGCGAGGCGAAACGAGCCGACGGCGGTTACCGGCGGGTGCTGCTGAAACTGGGTGGCGAGATGTTCGGCGGGGGAGCGCTCGGCCTCGACCCCGACGTCGTCCACTCCGTGGCCGCGCAGATCGCGGACGTCGTCCGCACCGGCGTGCAGATGGCGGTCGTCATCGGCGGTGGTAACTACTTCCGCGGCGCGGAGCTGTCCCAGCGCGGCATGGACCGCGACCGCGCCGACTACATGGCCATGCTCGGCACGGTCATGAACTCCCTGGCGCTGCAGGACTTCCTGGAGAAGGAAGGCGTCCCCACGCGCGTGCAGACCGCCATCACGATGGGCCAGGTCGCCGAGCCCTACATCCCGCGACGAGCCGAGCGGCACCTCGAAAAGGGCCGTGTGGTGATCTTCGGCGCGGGAACCGGGATGCCCTACTTCTCCACCGACACCGCCGCCGCCCAGCGCTCGCTGGAGATCGGCTGCGAGGCCGTGCTCATGGCCAAGGCCGTCGACGGGGTGTTCACCGCGGACCCGAAGAGCGACCCGAGCGCGAAGATGTTCGACGAGATCAGCCACCGCGAGGTGCTCGAGCGCGGGCTCAAGGTCGCCGACGCCACCGCCTTCAGCCTCTGCATGGACAACAACATGCCCATCATCGTGTTCAACCTTCTCACCGAGGGGAACATCGCGAGGGCGGTGCGTGGTGAGAGGATCGGCACGTTGGTGAGCACCTCCGGGGCCGGACCCAGCGCCTGA
- the tsf gene encoding translation elongation factor Ts: MANYTAADVKRLRELTGSGMMDCKKALEESGGDFDKAVEFLRIKGAKDVGKRAERATAEGLVAGDGGVLVEINSETDFVAKNEQFQELANKIVKVAQTLKTDDVEKLAAAELEGGKSVGDAVQELAAKIGEKLVLRRVVAFDGQVATYLHRRGTDLPPAVGVLVEYNGEGDGAAEAARNAALQIAALKPKYLTREEVPADLVDNERRIAEETARAEGKPEQALPKIIEGKVNAFYKDTVLLEQPSVLDNKKTVKALLDAAGVTVTRFARFEVGQP; encoded by the coding sequence ATGGCGAACTACACCGCGGCGGACGTCAAGCGTCTCCGCGAGCTCACCGGCTCCGGCATGATGGACTGCAAGAAGGCGCTCGAGGAGAGCGGCGGCGACTTCGACAAGGCCGTTGAGTTCCTGCGCATCAAGGGCGCCAAGGACGTCGGCAAGCGCGCCGAGCGCGCCACCGCCGAGGGCCTCGTCGCCGGCGACGGCGGCGTGCTGGTCGAGATCAACTCCGAGACCGACTTCGTCGCCAAGAACGAGCAGTTCCAGGAGCTCGCCAACAAGATCGTCAAGGTCGCGCAGACCCTGAAGACCGACGACGTCGAGAAGCTGGCCGCGGCCGAGCTCGAGGGCGGCAAGTCCGTCGGCGACGCCGTGCAGGAGCTGGCCGCCAAGATCGGCGAGAAGCTGGTCCTGCGCCGCGTGGTGGCCTTCGACGGCCAGGTCGCGACGTACCTGCACCGCCGTGGCACCGACCTGCCCCCGGCGGTCGGCGTGCTGGTCGAGTACAACGGCGAGGGCGACGGCGCCGCCGAGGCGGCCCGCAACGCGGCGCTGCAGATCGCGGCACTCAAGCCGAAGTACCTGACCCGCGAGGAGGTGCCCGCCGACCTGGTCGACAACGAGCGCCGCATCGCCGAGGAGACCGCCCGGGCCGAGGGCAAGCCCGAGCAGGCCCTGCCCAAGATCATCGAGGGCAAGGTCAACGCGTTCTACAAGGACACCGTGCTGCTGGAGCAGCCGTCGGTCCTCGACAACAAGAAGACCGTCAAGGCGCTGCTCGACGCGGCCGGCGTGACCGTCACCCGGTTCGCCCGGTTCGAGGTCGGCCAGCCGTAA
- the rpsB gene encoding 30S ribosomal protein S2, whose translation MAVVTMKQLLDSGVHFGHQTRRWNPKMKRYILTERNGIYIIDLQQTLSYIDRAYEFIKETVAHGGTIMFVGTKKQAQEAIAREAQRVGMPFVNQRWLGGMLTNFQTVHKRLLRLKELEAQEQTGGFQGLTKREILTLTREKEKLERTLGGIRDMQKVPSAVWIVDTKKEHIAVGEARKLNIPVVAVLDTNCDPDEVDYPIPGNDDAIRSAALLTKVVAEAAAAGLMARSSRNGSAAAEGQDKPEPGVSDEPLAEWEQDLLKNSEAPAEQTTAS comes from the coding sequence ATGGCCGTCGTCACCATGAAGCAGCTGCTCGATTCCGGCGTGCACTTCGGGCACCAGACCCGCCGCTGGAACCCGAAGATGAAGCGCTACATCCTCACCGAGCGCAACGGCATCTACATCATCGACCTGCAGCAGACGCTGAGCTACATCGACCGTGCGTACGAGTTCATCAAGGAGACCGTCGCGCACGGCGGCACCATCATGTTCGTCGGCACGAAGAAGCAGGCCCAGGAGGCGATCGCCCGCGAGGCGCAGCGCGTGGGTATGCCCTTCGTCAACCAGCGCTGGCTCGGCGGCATGCTGACCAACTTCCAGACCGTGCACAAGCGGCTGCTGCGCCTCAAGGAGCTCGAGGCCCAGGAGCAGACCGGCGGTTTCCAGGGTCTCACCAAGCGCGAGATCCTGACGCTGACCCGCGAGAAGGAGAAGCTGGAGCGCACCCTCGGCGGTATCCGCGACATGCAGAAGGTGCCCAGCGCCGTCTGGATCGTGGACACCAAGAAGGAGCACATCGCCGTCGGCGAGGCGCGCAAGCTGAACATCCCGGTCGTCGCGGTCCTGGACACCAACTGCGACCCGGACGAGGTCGACTACCCGATCCCGGGCAACGACGACGCGATCCGCTCGGCCGCGCTGCTCACCAAGGTGGTCGCCGAGGCCGCCGCCGCCGGCCTGATGGCCCGCTCCAGCCGCAACGGCTCCGCCGCCGCCGAGGGCCAGGACAAGCCCGAGCCGGGCGTGTCCGACGAGCCGCTCGCGGAGTGGGAGCAGGACCTGCTGAAGAACAGCGAGGCCCCGGCCGAGCAGACCACCGCCTCCTGA
- a CDS encoding murein hydrolase activator EnvC family protein, with translation MAGQLDPRFGWPLSPKPVVVRPFQAPSGPYGPGHRGVDLAAAPGQQVLAAGPGVVVFAGLVAGRPVVSIDHDGGLRTTYEPVAPSVPVGTQVWRGQPVGVVEAGHPGCPVEACLHWGVRRGEEYLNPLPLVQTGSAIRLKPWTG, from the coding sequence ATGGCGGGCCAGCTGGACCCCCGGTTCGGGTGGCCGCTGTCGCCGAAGCCGGTGGTCGTCCGGCCGTTCCAGGCGCCGTCCGGGCCCTACGGGCCTGGCCATCGGGGTGTCGACCTGGCCGCGGCCCCCGGTCAGCAGGTCCTGGCCGCGGGGCCGGGCGTGGTGGTGTTCGCGGGGCTCGTCGCCGGGCGGCCGGTGGTCTCGATCGACCACGACGGCGGGCTGCGGACCACCTACGAGCCGGTCGCGCCGTCGGTACCGGTCGGCACGCAGGTGTGGCGGGGACAGCCGGTCGGGGTCGTCGAGGCCGGGCATCCGGGTTGTCCGGTCGAGGCCTGCCTGCACTGGGGCGTCCGGCGGGGCGAGGAGTACCTGAACCCGCTCCCCCTGGTCCAGACCGGCTCGGCGATCCGCCTGAAGCCGTGGACCGGCTAG
- a CDS encoding FliA/WhiG family RNA polymerase sigma factor: protein MPGLGPRSDALATDAEAQAGVNPGGDSQAGAATPGGAEASAATGPVAASEPPAGETAGASSAPAGGAAARSAGDGDSAIQAVWREFRERPEQRLRERLVLHYAPLVKYVAGRVGTGLPTHVDVSDLIQSGIFGLIDAIEKFEPERGLRFETYAMQRIRGAILDDLRSQDWVPRVVRSRAREVERALERLGGRLRRTPTDTEVAAELGISLDELRDLYSQLQLTSVVALEDLMAAGRESGSLVDTLPDDDAIDPVAVLVDRDNRRQLAEAIAQLTERDRIVVSLYYFERLTLAEIGRVLGVTESRVSQLHTRAVLRLRARLTEQAGV from the coding sequence ATTCCGGGCCTCGGTCCTCGGAGCGACGCGCTCGCGACAGACGCTGAAGCGCAGGCCGGGGTCAACCCTGGCGGCGACTCCCAGGCCGGTGCGGCGACACCCGGCGGCGCGGAAGCGTCTGCAGCCACTGGCCCAGTCGCCGCCAGCGAGCCACCGGCCGGTGAAACGGCGGGTGCCAGCAGCGCTCCAGCGGGCGGGGCCGCCGCCCGGAGCGCGGGGGACGGTGACTCCGCGATCCAGGCGGTGTGGCGCGAGTTCCGCGAACGGCCGGAGCAGCGGCTGCGCGAGCGTCTGGTCCTGCACTACGCGCCGCTGGTCAAGTACGTCGCCGGGCGGGTCGGCACCGGGCTGCCCACGCACGTCGACGTCAGCGACCTCATCCAGTCCGGCATCTTCGGCCTGATCGACGCCATCGAGAAGTTCGAACCCGAGCGCGGCCTGCGGTTCGAGACCTACGCGATGCAGCGCATCCGCGGCGCGATCCTCGACGACCTGCGCTCACAGGACTGGGTGCCCCGCGTCGTGCGCAGCCGCGCTCGCGAAGTGGAGCGCGCGCTCGAACGCCTCGGCGGACGCCTGCGCCGCACCCCGACCGACACCGAGGTCGCGGCCGAGCTGGGCATCAGCCTCGACGAGCTGCGCGACCTCTACAGCCAGCTCCAGCTGACCAGCGTCGTCGCGCTGGAGGACCTCATGGCGGCAGGCCGGGAGAGCGGCTCGCTGGTCGACACGCTCCCCGACGACGACGCCATCGACCCCGTCGCAGTCCTCGTCGACCGGGACAACCGCCGCCAGCTCGCCGAGGCCATCGCGCAGCTCACCGAACGCGACCGGATCGTCGTCAGCCTCTACTACTTCGAACGGCTGACGCTCGCCGAGATCGGACGCGTCCTGGGCGTCACCGAGTCGCGGGTCAGCCAGCTGCACACGCGCGCCGTCCTCCGGCTCCGGGCTCGGCTCACGGAGCAGGCCGGGGTCTAG
- a CDS encoding tyrosine recombinase XerC → MSARESRGRKTDLHALRDALPRAAAELVDAYERHLGLERGLSPHTVRAYVGDVVSLLGFLHGEEPRPDVAALEGLDIGALRAWLADQRNGGAGRTTLARRAASARTFTAWARRQGALEHDPGAKLVAPRVHRTLPPVLRPDEAEDVLTAAGSGAAQQEPVTLRDLAVLELLYATGVRVSELCGLDVDDVDFGRRLVRVLGKGGKERMVPFGAPADRALRGWLDHGRPAVAGAAAKPHASALFLGVRGGRLDPRTVRRVVHEALDAVPSAADMGPHGLRHTAATHLLEGGADLRSVQELLGHATLATTQLYTHVTVERLKAIHDQAHPRSR, encoded by the coding sequence ATGTCCGCACGGGAATCTCGGGGCCGCAAAACGGACCTGCACGCCCTCCGGGACGCCCTGCCGCGCGCCGCCGCCGAGCTGGTCGACGCCTACGAACGGCACCTCGGGCTCGAGCGGGGGTTGTCCCCGCACACGGTGCGCGCGTACGTCGGGGACGTGGTGTCCCTGCTGGGGTTCCTCCACGGTGAGGAGCCGCGGCCGGATGTCGCCGCGCTGGAGGGCCTGGACATCGGAGCGCTGCGGGCCTGGCTCGCCGACCAGCGCAACGGGGGAGCCGGCCGGACCACCCTCGCGCGGAGGGCGGCCTCGGCCCGGACCTTCACCGCCTGGGCCCGCCGCCAGGGCGCGCTGGAGCACGACCCGGGGGCGAAGCTCGTCGCGCCACGCGTGCACCGGACCCTGCCGCCGGTGCTGCGACCGGACGAGGCCGAGGACGTCCTGACGGCCGCAGGCAGTGGCGCGGCGCAGCAGGAGCCGGTGACCTTGCGTGATCTCGCCGTCCTCGAGCTGCTCTACGCGACGGGTGTGCGGGTGTCCGAGCTGTGCGGGCTCGACGTCGATGACGTGGACTTCGGGCGCAGACTCGTCCGGGTCCTCGGCAAGGGCGGCAAGGAGCGCATGGTCCCGTTCGGCGCACCGGCCGACCGGGCGTTGCGTGGCTGGCTGGACCACGGCCGGCCGGCGGTGGCGGGTGCGGCGGCGAAGCCCCACGCGTCCGCGCTGTTCCTCGGGGTGCGGGGCGGACGGCTGGACCCGAGAACAGTCCGGCGGGTGGTGCACGAGGCTCTCGACGCGGTGCCCTCGGCGGCTGACATGGGGCCGCACGGCCTGCGGCACACCGCGGCGACGCACCTGCTGGAGGGCGGTGCCGACCTTCGCAGCGTTCAGGAGCTACTCGGTCACGCTACGCTTGCCACGACACAGCTCTACACCCACGTGACCGTCGAGCGGTTGAAGGCGATCCATGACCAAGCCCACCCCCGATCCCGATGA
- the dprA gene encoding DNA-processing protein DprA: MTTSPEPASDKLDAERLARSYLVRVAEPPAPAVVDFVAQHGPVAAAEAIRAGDCPNRVRDETEARRTHDHAQRDLDEGARLGMRLLIPEDDEWPGWPLLSLQLAASRGVQGVAPPLALWVRGQVRFDEATEQAVAIVGARAATGYGEHVAGDFAAALAGQGISVFSGAAYGVDGAAHRGTLFVGGTTVALLGCGLDAGYPAGHVVLLDKIAEHGGLVVSEYPPGTPPARHRFLVRNRLIAALSEGTIVVEAGRRSGARNTATTAGALGKVVMAVPGPVTSALSIGCHELIRESGATLVASVDDVIETVGRLGTPRPEKVRSKRPTDGLGPDALRVHEALDRREGKSAEQIATESGVPVARVRALLPALELDEFAVRCESGWRRRTRR; the protein is encoded by the coding sequence ATGACAACCTCCCCCGAGCCCGCCAGCGACAAGCTCGACGCGGAGCGCCTCGCCCGCTCCTACCTCGTCCGCGTCGCCGAGCCGCCGGCCCCCGCGGTGGTCGACTTCGTCGCCCAGCACGGGCCCGTCGCGGCAGCCGAGGCGATCCGCGCCGGTGACTGTCCCAACCGCGTGCGCGACGAAACCGAGGCCCGCCGCACCCACGACCACGCTCAGCGCGACCTCGACGAAGGCGCTCGCCTCGGTATGCGGCTGCTGATTCCGGAGGACGACGAGTGGCCGGGCTGGCCACTCCTGTCCCTCCAACTCGCCGCCAGTCGCGGTGTGCAGGGCGTCGCCCCACCGCTCGCGTTGTGGGTGCGCGGCCAGGTCCGCTTCGACGAGGCCACCGAGCAGGCCGTGGCGATCGTCGGCGCGCGAGCCGCGACCGGGTACGGCGAGCACGTCGCCGGGGACTTCGCCGCCGCACTGGCCGGCCAGGGCATCTCGGTCTTCTCCGGCGCCGCCTACGGCGTCGACGGCGCGGCGCACCGCGGAACCCTCTTCGTCGGCGGCACCACCGTCGCGCTGCTCGGCTGCGGTCTCGACGCCGGGTACCCCGCCGGGCACGTCGTCCTGCTCGACAAGATCGCCGAGCACGGCGGTCTCGTCGTCAGCGAGTACCCGCCGGGCACACCACCGGCCCGCCACCGGTTCCTCGTCCGCAACCGCCTCATCGCGGCGCTCAGCGAGGGCACCATCGTCGTGGAGGCAGGCCGGCGCAGTGGCGCCCGCAACACCGCGACCACGGCCGGAGCGCTCGGCAAGGTCGTGATGGCCGTGCCAGGCCCGGTCACCTCCGCGTTGTCGATCGGCTGTCACGAACTGATCCGCGAGTCCGGCGCCACCCTCGTGGCCTCGGTCGACGACGTGATCGAAACCGTCGGACGGCTGGGTACTCCCCGGCCCGAGAAGGTCCGCTCGAAACGGCCGACGGACGGCCTCGGCCCGGACGCCCTGCGCGTTCACGAGGCGCTCGACCGGCGCGAGGGCAAATCCGCCGAGCAGATAGCCACCGAATCCGGGGTGCCGGTCGCCCGGGTCCGGGCGCTGCTGCCCGCCCTCGAACTCGACGAGTTCGCCGTGCGCTGCGAGAGCGGCTGGCGCCGCAGGACGAGGAGGTGA